TGCAATCACGTATTGTGGATCAGGACATTCATCAGTAACTGGTCGACGTACAAGAAACAATGATGAGAGAAAGCTCTTTATCAACGTTATTGTAAACAGCGCTACAGCAGTACCTGATATGCCTACGATCAAGTGTTATGATCCTGTAGAGACTTGGAAAGATGAGGATGAGCTCACAAAGGATGAGGAGATTCTTGCAACATCAGGCAGAACAGTATACAACAGAGTTGTAGATGCGAAGACAGATGCACCTACATTCGATTACAAGATTGGTATTCCTGAGAATACAAAGATTACAAAGGTTAACATCTTCTATGATCTGAATCTCGATGAGGAATCTCTTAAGACAGAGAAACCTAGTATGCCGGTATATGAAGAGAACGTGGATAAGATGATTCTCTCATACGACGAAATAGGTGGAAAGAAAGTTAGAGAGATTTCAAAGCAGATTACAGATGCACTCAGAGATGGTGAAACCAGAGGAAATCTCACTGTAAATCTCAAGCCAAACGATACCTACTTTGCAGCTTATGATGGAACACATACATACATTGTTGTTCAGGTAGAGTATCAGGGAATGAAAGCTCCAGTATACACAATCATAAGAGTAAAGGCATCAGATCCTCTGTTTGATCTGACAGATAATACGATCGATGTTCCAGCATATGATGATTTCATAGCTGAGAAGAAGAAGGTATTCGCATAAATCGCGGAGAAACTAATTCTTAATCGCAAATAACTAAAAAAATTGGAAGCCGGGTATATTGCCCGGCTTCTTTTATGTTATACTGTCGGAGTGAAGATGTTATACTGTTGGAGTGCAGATGTTGAAAAGCTTGCGATATGTTGTAACACATAATATGTGTGACAACCTTAAAGTATTAGGGATGCAGATTCACTAGAATGAAAATTATTATTATTTATATATAGCTGTGACATGGGAACGGCGGAATGGAGATTAGATGAATATAGATGGTAAGACAAGGCTTTTAGGTTTGCTTGGAGATCCGGTGGAGCACACGATGTCTCCGGTTATACACAACACTCTCAGTGATGTGCTTGGATTTAATGAAGTATATGTTCCTTTTCACACAACAAGCGAGGGGCTCAAGAATGCTGTAAAAGGTGCATATGATCTGAATATTCTTGGGATGAATGCCACGGTACCTCACAAGAATGCGGTTATGGATATGTTGGTTGATATCGATGCAGGAGCAAAAGCTATCGGCGCAGTGAATACTCTGGTTCGGGTAGAGGGAGGTTACAAAGGATACAACACCGATATGATGGGGCTTTCGAGGGAACTTGATGTGTATGGCATATCCCTGAAAGAAAGAAATGCGGTTATCCTTGGAGCTGGTGGTGCTGCGAGGGCTGTAGCATATATGTGTGCAGCGAAGGGGTGCAAGAAAGTATTCATACTTAACAGGACATTACAGAAGGCAGAAGGTATTGCATCTGATATGAACAGATATTTTAAAAAAGATATATTCCTGCCTGTATTACTTGCGGATTATGAAAAGCTATATGATGAATATAATGATGAGAAGTTTGTAGTGTTCCAGTCTACATCTATAGGTCTTGCACCACATAATGAGGATGTGGTTATTGACGACTCAAGATTTTACGAGTTGATAGATGTTGGAATCGATCTGATCTATAATCCATTTGAGACGAAGTTTATGAGACTGTGTCGTGAGAATGGTGCAAAGGCTTACAATGGACTCAGGATGCTTCTCTATCAGGGGATAATAGCATATGAATTATGGAATAATATTTCAGTCGCCGAGGATGTGGCAGATATCGTATATAACAAGATGTTGAAATCTGTTAGAAAGAATATAATACTTATTGGATTCATGGGATGCGGCAAGACAACAGTTGGAACAGCGGTTGCCGGCAGACTGGGATATAATCTGCTTGATGTGGATTTATATATAGAAAAAGAAGCTGGATGCAGCATAAGCCAGATATTTGCTGACAAGGGAGAACAGTATTTCAGAGAGCTGGAGACAGATACATTAAAGAAACTAAATGCATCTATATCTCATACTGTGATCTCAACGGGTGGCGGACTTCCGATGAGACCAGAGAATGCCGAGGAGCTCAGAAAACTGGGAACGGTCATTTATCTGGATGTACAGCCGGAGGAAGTGATTCGCAGACTTTCTGGCGATACATCAAGACCATTGCTTCAGGGTGATGATGTAGAAAGAAAAGTCAACAGGCTTATGGATGAGAGAAGACCGGTGTATGAGTCTGAAGCAGATTGTGTGATTCCTGTAACTGGAAGAGATGTGGAAGAGATAGTTGACGAATTGGTTTGTATCGTAGAATGAGTATTTGATGTGATCAAAGATATAAACAAGCTAAACAAATAAAAGAAAACAGGTACGGAAAGCATATATCATATATAGAAGGGAAGATGACATTTATGGAGTCTGAGAGAACAAGGGTAGAACTTGAAAAAGTAATTCGTGAATTGGACCTTGATGCAATATTGATAACGGACAGATATAATATGAGGTATATCGCTTCATATCGCGGAGAGGGAGTCATATTTTATACAAAAGACGCAAAGTATGTACTCACTGATTCCAGGTATACAGAACAGGTGGAGAGAGAATGTGATGGATACGAATGCATAGATATTGCTGGTTTAGGATATGCCGGTAATTTAAATCAATTGATAGCCACAATAAAATGTTCTCCGGAGTATACAGGAAGTAAAGTAAGGGTGGGATTCGAGAATCTCAGTATCTCATACAGTGATTATGATATATATCAGAATAAACTTGATGAGGTTGAACTTGTAGCTATAGATGGAAGACTCGATTCCATCAGGGAGATAAAGACAGATGATGAGATCGAGAAGCTCCGTGTTGCAGAGTCCATAGGGGATGCGGCGTTTAAGTACATTCTGGGATTTTTGAAGGAAGGAATAACAGAGAAAGAGGTTGCCCTGGAACTGGAATACTATATGAAAAAGAATGGCGCTGAGGGCCTGAGCTTTGACACGATAGCTGCTTCAGGAAGGAATTCGTCCATGCCGCACGCTATACCATCAGACAAGAAGCTTGAAGCGGGAGACTTCCTGACGATGGACTTTGGATGCATATATGATGGGTACTGTTCAGATATGACAAGAACTGTTGCGATAGGATATGCATCGGACAGCATGAGATCGGTATATGATATAGTTTTAAGGGCTCAACTAGAGTCGATGAAGCATATAAAGGCAGGCGCACTGTGTAACGAAGTGGATGCAGCTGCCAGGAGAGTGATAGCAGATGCCGGATATGGCAATTGTTTTGGCCATGGACTGGGACATTCTGTAGGATTGTTCATTCATGAGAATCCGAGATTTTCACCAAAATGCAATGCATTACTGAAGCCGGGCATTGTCATAACTGTGGAACCGGGAATTTATATTCCGGGTCAGTTTGGTGTCAGGATAGAGGATCTGGTTGTTGTGACAGAGGATGGGTTTGTAAATCTTGCAAGAGCGGAAAAGAGCCTTATCATAGTCTAGCTTATATGCGTGGGAGATGTCAGCAAACCAGGGATAAATGTATGAATGGAGAAAAATAGAATGGATAGTAATCTGACTAATGTGCCAGAGGAAAATCATGAAGAAAGAATAAAACATAATGAGAAAGGCTGCTCAAGAACTAAAAATAAACACTGGTATGTTGGGATCTTTATTGCATCAGTACTTTTGTATACTATAGTGATAGCGGTGGAGGGGGCATATCCGTTTGGAAAAAGGTGCTTCCTGACTGACGATGCATATGTCCAGTACAACACCATGCTAAGAACATTGATAGAGTATGTACACAGTGGTGACAAAAGTGCAATTCTATGGAATAGAGGTATGGGAACTGATATGTACCTGACCGCACTTTATTACCTGATGAGTCCGTTTAACATCATCGCGTTGTTGATGGGGGAAAAGCATGTTGAATTAGCTCTTATCTTCATCATAGTGTTAAAAGGCTCACTGGTTACAGTCACAGGCCTATATTATTTCCGTAACACGACTGTGTTCGCGAATGAAGATAGAAACAGCAAGGCTGGTGGATGGGTCAGCTTTTGCTGTGCTCTGGCGTGGGGATTCTGTGGATACTTAGTTGCTTATGGACAGAATATCATATGGCTTGATGCGATTATTCTTATGCCACTTATAGCTCTGGCTGTGGAGAAAGTGAATATGGGAGAGTCATATATAAGATATATTCTTCTTCTCACGTTGGTTTTTATATTTAATTTTTATTATGCATTTTATGTATGTATGTTCATAGTTGTATATTATATTCTTCTAGACAGACGAACTTTCGGAGAGCTGCTCAGAAATGGCTTGAAGCTGGCTGGATTGTCTGTGGCTGCAGTTATGCTGGCGGGAATAGTGTTGGTTCCTGCTGCACTCAGCATCATGAAAGCTGGTGACACAACACTTAACAGTTCAGATACTTTGGACATGTGGGGAGATTTTGGACATTATATTGTGTCCTTTTTCCCGTTCAAAGAAGTGACAAATGGATATATGTACAACAACAACAATTATTGCGGAACAATTGTAGTGTTGCTGCTGTTCGTGTTTGTCCTGTCGTCATCGGTGTCACTTAAAGATAAATTGAAGTATGCTGCCGTAGTGTTGATGTTTATGCTTGCGGCCAATTTTCTGCCTCTTAATTATGTGTTCCACGGATTTGTTGTTCCCCACGGAACGGGAAATCGATTTGCGATCATTCTCACATTTGTCATGTTGATGATCGCCTATAGGATACTTACAGATATAGAGTCTGTGAAAACGTATGCAGTTGCTGGAGCCGGAATTGCAGGCGGAGTTGTATTTGCATTGTCATTTACAGATGAAAACATGCTTCAGGTGTTTTACTGTTATGTGGGATTTCTTCTGGTCATGGCAGTCAGCCTTATTGTTATGGTGCTGTTATCTAGAAAGAGCATAAAGAAAACTACAGCACTTGTCATCATAATGGTGCTGTGGGTGGCAGAAATATGCTGCAATATGGTTGTGACCATGAAAGACAAGGCAAATGAAGGAGACATGATTGATAATATACACTTGTCAGAGTGGAATGCACAGTATCAGATGCTTAATACGGATGGAAAATCGCGAAAGACAGCTCTGTTAAATGATAATTATGTGCAAAATTCTGACGTGAACTGGTATTCATCGATGATAAATGGATATTATGTCAATGCGTTTGAGACCATGGGAATGGCACATTTTGATAATGTTGAGTGTGTGTATGATGGCGCGACACCTCTTACAGCTATGATGTATAATGTCAGATATGTTCTGACGAACTCAAAGAATACAAATGGTGGATATCATTCGATATATAGCGGTGAGATATATAGCGTATATGAGGCGGATGAGTTGGCTGACTGGGGATTTATGACAGGTGAAGGCATAAAAAAGTGGAATGCTGATGGAAATGTAGCAGAGAATCAATCCAAGTTCTTGGAATGTGGGTTTGGCGATGAACTGGCTGATCTGAATAGCGAAAATCTTCAGAACTCCCTACAACTTTCTCAGCTTATGGAGCTTATTCCGTGGGGGGACATATCCTATGATGTGGCACACGGATTGGGAATGTTGCAGAGATATATGGCGCCGGAGGGTAGATTTATAAATCGTGGACTTACACAGATATTTAATTTTGGAGATTTTAAAGAAACAGGAATTGGTGAATACATATATTCGGGAAACAGTACCCAGTACCATGCGTGCGTACAGCTTCGATTTACAGCTGACAGAGACATGGATCTGTACGTGTACAGTGCAGATAACAGAGATCAGGCAGTTACCACGTATATAGATGGAGAAGAGTCTTCCTCGGTTATGTATACATCGTCAGGGCAGCTTGCCTATGGAGGACATGTGAAAAAGGGACAGAAGGTGAAGGTGTCAGTCATCGGCGGGGCTTCTGTAGGTGAGTCAGCGATAAAGGAAATTCAGCTTTATAGCTTTAACACAGAACTATTCGAGAAGGCTAAGTCATCTATAACTGATGAGACCCTCATAAGTGACGGCTTTTCAGGCAATACTTTTAAAGGACATGTAACGGCAAAGAAGGATGGCGTGCTCTATCTGGCGTTCCCGTACAGTGACGGATACACGATATACGTGGACGGCAGAAAGGCAGAAAAAATTCTTCTCGGCAAGGGGAATATGGGAGTGGAATTGTCTGGTGGCGAACATGAGATAAAGCTTGAATATCATACGCCGGGATTTGCCTTTGGAATAATCGTAAGCTGTGCTGGATTGGTATTTTTAGTACTTATCTGCATGCATGGCAGAACGAAAAGAAAAGCAGCTGTTAAATAAAGGCAGAAGGTATGTGTATAGCTGAATATGTATAGCAGTGTATGCGTAGCTGAGCATGTATATAGCTGAGTATGTATATCTGCGTATGCGTAGCTGAGTATATATAGCAGTGTATGAATATAGCTGAGTATACACAGCTGCGTATGCGTATAGTTGCAGTATGTCTGTGTATGGTAAAAAATAGTTGAAAAATTATTTCATATATTATAAAATGTGACAAGAAGTTTGTATCTTTAAGCAAGAAGTTAATATCTTTAAGGAGGATAAGATAGTTATGGCAGAGATGATCTCAGCAGGCGATTTTAGAAACGGCGTTACGATCGAATTCGAGGGAAATATTTATCAGATTATAGAGTTCCAGCACGTTAAGCCAGGAAAGGGTGCAGCTTTCGTAAGAACAAAGCTTAAGAACATCAAGAACGGCGGTGTTGTAGAGAAGTCATTCCGTCCAACAGAGAAGTGTGAGAAGGCTCACATCGAGAGAAAGGATATGCAGTATCTTTACAATGACGGAGATCTTTTCTATTTCATGGATCCAGAGACATATGATCAGATTCCTATCAGCTCAGCAGCTATAGGTGATTCACTTAAGTTCGTTAAGGAGAACGAGCTCTGTAAGATCTGTTCACACAACGGCAACGTATTTGCTGTAGAGCCACCTCTTTTTGTAGAGCTGGTTATCACAGAGTGCGAGCCTGGTGTAAAGGGCGATACAGCAACAGGTGCTACAAAGCCATGTACAGTTGAGACAGGCGCTCAGGTATCAGTACCTCTCTTCGTAAACGAGGGTGACACGATCAAGATCGATACACGTACAGGTGAGTATCTTTCAAGAGTTTAATTCACAGCGTGTAACAATATTAATAGAAACTATCATAGATCAGGTATGGCGGTTGCTGTACCTGATTTTTTTATGCAATCAGTTCCCTGCGTGTTCTAAATCCTCAACCCCATGAATATATTGTTTATGTAGTCATAATAGCAGAGTGATCACAAGAGGGAAAATGTATGTGCGGAGAAGATGTATTGCGCCTGCTGCCGGTGAGGATCAGGTGTATGGTGGAGAAACTGAAACTGGATTTCAGCAGATTGTGGGAGATCAGGCTCAGGGTGAACAGCCCGTTTATTCTGAGGTATGAGGACAGCGAGATATATGTGGATTCAAGGGGAATGAAGACGGATGATGCGGCAAAGGCTTACATAGTGACTGCCAGGGATGTGAATGATACCTTGGAATGTGTGTGCAACCACTCACTGTATGCTTACGAGGATGAGATAAGGCAGGGCTTTGTGACTGTGTGCGGAGGTCATAGAGTAGGTGTTGCGGGAAAGATCATATTGGACGGAAACAGGATAAAGTGTATACGGCACATATCGTTTCTCAACATAAGGGTTGCCCATGAGATCAAGGGTTGTAGCAACAGAGTGATGCAGTACATAGTGAGCGGTGGAAGACTTCTGAACACACTCATCGTATCAGCGCCATGTCATGGCAAGACCACTTTGCTCAGGGATATCATAAGGGTGGTGTCCAACAGCGGAACCACGGTGGGAGTTGTAGATGAGAGATCTGAGATAGCGGCATGTTACAAGGGGATACCTCAAAACGATGTGGGTATAAGGACTGATGTGCTTGACTGCTGCCCGAAGGCTGCGGGAATGATGATGTTAGTCAGGACCATGGCACCGGAGCTTATAGCGGTCGATGAGATAGGTGGGCCTGCGGATGTGGACGCGATATTTGGCGTCGTAAACTGTGGGTGCAGATTGCTTGCCACAGCTCATGGCTACTCCATAGATGATGTGCGGGAGAGAACCGGTATAAGAAGACTTGTGGAAAACCGCGTGTTTGAGAGATACGTTGTTCTGGGGGGAGAGAAAGCAGGGCAGGTATCAGACATATTTGACGGTCAGGGCAACAGACTGTGCTGGTGCGAATGACGCCGGGGAGGATGAAGTAGATATATGTTGAAGATAACAGGCTGCTTTCTTATACTGTATGCCTCATTTATGACAGGACATGCAGTGGGCAGCTTTCACACAAGAATGGTGAGTGAGCTGGAGGAGCTCATTTTACTGATACAGATCATAAAGAACCAGATAATATACGAGGGAACAGAGCTGCCTGAACTGCTTGCCAGATGTGAGAAGCGCACTAAGGGAGCTGTGAAGATGTGGCTGCACAGCCTCAACGAAGACGTTTCCGGCGGCAGGGACAAGCCATTTGGCGAATTGTGGCGGGATTCGATGGCAGTGCTGTCGGATCTCTCGGCAGTCCGCGCGGATGTGGTGGAGGAGATTGGCCGTCTTGGTGATATACTCGGAGATATGGATGTCGATGCACAGATATCCAGGATATCGCTGATAGAGAATATAATCACTGACAAATATGAGAGGGAGAGAAACAGAAATGGGGGGATCAGGAAGCTTTCCAATTCCCTTGGGATACTGGCAGGACTGTTCATCGTGATAATGTTATTGTGAGCGTAGAGGAGAGGAAACTATGACGATCCAGATACTGTTGAAAATAGGGGCGGTAGGTATCCTGGTGGCATTGCTGAACCAGATACTCAAGCATTCCGGGAAAGAGGAGCATGCATATCTTCTTAATCTGGCAGGGCTTATCATAGTGTTGTCATGGGTGATTCCCTATATACGGGATCTGTTTAATGAGATAATGGAACTTGTAAATCTGGGACAGTGATGGATGGTGATGTGATGAATCTGATAGCAGTGTCATTTGCAGCGGTGATAGTGGTACTCATAGCCATAAAGATAAAGGATATGGATTCCGGATATGGAGTCATTCTCTCGATGGCGGGCTGTGTGATGGTGATGTATTTCGTGGTTAGTAGATTCAGACAGATCACGGATTATATAGACAGGATCACAGCATACATATCGGTAAATATCACATACATAGATGTTATCCTGAAGATGATCGGTCTTGCATATGTGTGTCAGTTTTCAAGTGACCTGTGCAGGGATGCGGGATACAATGCCATAGCCTCCCAGGTTGAGATGGCGGGAAAGATATCCCTCATACTTCTAAGCATGCCGGTTCTCATGAGTGTGATAGATCTGGTGGTGAAGATAGTTGAAGGGTAGGTATTTTTTTAGATGCGGTGTCCGTATGGCTTTATTGATCTATATGGTCGGTGTGTTTGCGCTGCTGCCAGAATACCAGGTGTCAGCGGATATGCGGACCGCAGAGTACGAGAGTGATCCTGATAGCGACTGGATAGATCAGCTTGACGAACTCATCAGCGAAAAGACATCGGTTAAGTTCAGCGAGATATATGAACTTCTGAGGACCGGTGATATAGACGGTGCCTGCCGGCGCGTTGGAAGGGCTCTGGCGGACAGCATCGCCTATGAGGTGAGGACAAGCCGCGTGCTTGCTCTGCAGATAATCGCGGTAATAGTTCTTGGAAGTACATTTGCCCAGGTGTCGGGCAATATCGGAGAGTATGTCATGGAAAATGGCTTCATGGTGACATATATGGTGCTTGTATCGCTGCTGCTCGGTGATTTCGTCATAGTACAGAATGTTGTAACAGACACGATAGGGGATGTTACCGAGTTCATGAGGGCGTTTTATCCTATGTATGCATCTCAGATATTGTATGTCAGCGGACCTGAAAGCGCCATGTACTCGCAGTCGGTGCTCATACTTGTGATATACATATGTCAGACGGGGATAATCGGATTCATCCTGCCCCTTATAAAGTGCAGCGGGATAGTGGCGCTGGTGAATAATCTCAACAAGGAAGATAATTTCTCAAGACTTGCGGGGCTGATGAAGAAGCTTGCCAGCTGGGGGCTTGGAACGATGTTCGCCGTTGTCACGGGCATCAATGTCGTGAAGAGCATGATAGCACCATCGATAGACAGGGTATCAAGAAACGGGATACTCAGGGCTATAGGAAAGATGTCTGGCATGTCATCTGTCAGTGCAGTGCTGAGTGTCATGATAAGTACAGGAGAGTTTATAAAAAACTGTATGGGGATGGCGTGTACAGTTATCATAGTGATACTGGCGGCGGTTCCCATGATAAAGATACTTATTATAGTATTTACACTTAGGTGTATCGCGGCTGTGGTACAGCCTGTTGGGGACAGCAGATATTCAGAGGGAGTTGGGATCATGGCGGCGACAGCGGAACTGATGCTGAAGGCATGTGGTATAAGCGTGATGATGTTTGTGATCAGCATAGCTCTTATGACAATGAGTATATCGTCGTAGCTGAATGCAGGCAGGATCAACCCCTCCTGCCTTTACATGGAGGGATGTAATGCTCAGGGAATGGATAACAAATATAATAGTGTGCGGCATATTGTTCTCGGTTATCCTGTATCTTGTGCCTGACCCGAAGATGAAGAAATACATACAGACGGCCATCGGATTTGTCATGATGATAGTCGTTCTCACGCCGGTCATAAGGTGGCTGCACAGCGATGACCGTGTGATCTTTGATATGTATGAAGAGTCGCTTGGGGCAAATATAGATGGTGGGGATGATGAGGTGTACGTAGAACTTATGGAGAAGGTAATACAGGATTTTATTTCTGACAGGTATGGGACATATGCAGATGTGGATATAGAGTTATCCGATGAAATGGAAATAGCTGGAATCCGGGTAATTCTTTCCGGAGATAATCCTATGGAAGGGGAGAATGCACAGACCGGAAAACAAATAGATCACGGGGAGGCTGATTCTGGGGAAATGTCAAAAGTGCTTTCGGATGAATACGGGCTGGACCAGGAAAAGATCAGCATTGCAGGAAGGGCTGGAAAATGAAAATGAATATTAAAGCGATACTCAAAAGCAGCAACAACAGGATATATAAGTTGCTGCTTGTTTTGATTGCAGGGATATGCATGCTTATCATAGTATGGCCGTCAGACCGCCGGGATAGTTCTCAGGAGAACACGGATGATGCGGAGAGCGAAATCTATGGACAGACGGCTGACAGTTACGCAGATGGGCAGCAGGCAACGGACAGCATGGCGGATGAAAACTATATGGATGATGTAGCAGCCTATACTG
This sequence is a window from Coprococcus eutactus. Protein-coding genes within it:
- the aroE gene encoding shikimate dehydrogenase, encoding MNIDGKTRLLGLLGDPVEHTMSPVIHNTLSDVLGFNEVYVPFHTTSEGLKNAVKGAYDLNILGMNATVPHKNAVMDMLVDIDAGAKAIGAVNTLVRVEGGYKGYNTDMMGLSRELDVYGISLKERNAVILGAGGAARAVAYMCAAKGCKKVFILNRTLQKAEGIASDMNRYFKKDIFLPVLLADYEKLYDEYNDEKFVVFQSTSIGLAPHNEDVVIDDSRFYELIDVGIDLIYNPFETKFMRLCRENGAKAYNGLRMLLYQGIIAYELWNNISVAEDVADIVYNKMLKSVRKNIILIGFMGCGKTTVGTAVAGRLGYNLLDVDLYIEKEAGCSISQIFADKGEQYFRELETDTLKKLNASISHTVISTGGGLPMRPENAEELRKLGTVIYLDVQPEEVIRRLSGDTSRPLLQGDDVERKVNRLMDERRPVYESEADCVIPVTGRDVEEIVDELVCIVE
- a CDS encoding aminopeptidase P family protein, with the protein product MTFMESERTRVELEKVIRELDLDAILITDRYNMRYIASYRGEGVIFYTKDAKYVLTDSRYTEQVERECDGYECIDIAGLGYAGNLNQLIATIKCSPEYTGSKVRVGFENLSISYSDYDIYQNKLDEVELVAIDGRLDSIREIKTDDEIEKLRVAESIGDAAFKYILGFLKEGITEKEVALELEYYMKKNGAEGLSFDTIAASGRNSSMPHAIPSDKKLEAGDFLTMDFGCIYDGYCSDMTRTVAIGYASDSMRSVYDIVLRAQLESMKHIKAGALCNEVDAAARRVIADAGYGNCFGHGLGHSVGLFIHENPRFSPKCNALLKPGIVITVEPGIYIPGQFGVRIEDLVVVTEDGFVNLARAEKSLIIV
- a CDS encoding YfhO family protein translates to MEKNRMDSNLTNVPEENHEERIKHNEKGCSRTKNKHWYVGIFIASVLLYTIVIAVEGAYPFGKRCFLTDDAYVQYNTMLRTLIEYVHSGDKSAILWNRGMGTDMYLTALYYLMSPFNIIALLMGEKHVELALIFIIVLKGSLVTVTGLYYFRNTTVFANEDRNSKAGGWVSFCCALAWGFCGYLVAYGQNIIWLDAIILMPLIALAVEKVNMGESYIRYILLLTLVFIFNFYYAFYVCMFIVVYYILLDRRTFGELLRNGLKLAGLSVAAVMLAGIVLVPAALSIMKAGDTTLNSSDTLDMWGDFGHYIVSFFPFKEVTNGYMYNNNNYCGTIVVLLLFVFVLSSSVSLKDKLKYAAVVLMFMLAANFLPLNYVFHGFVVPHGTGNRFAIILTFVMLMIAYRILTDIESVKTYAVAGAGIAGGVVFALSFTDENMLQVFYCYVGFLLVMAVSLIVMVLLSRKSIKKTTALVIIMVLWVAEICCNMVVTMKDKANEGDMIDNIHLSEWNAQYQMLNTDGKSRKTALLNDNYVQNSDVNWYSSMINGYYVNAFETMGMAHFDNVECVYDGATPLTAMMYNVRYVLTNSKNTNGGYHSIYSGEIYSVYEADELADWGFMTGEGIKKWNADGNVAENQSKFLECGFGDELADLNSENLQNSLQLSQLMELIPWGDISYDVAHGLGMLQRYMAPEGRFINRGLTQIFNFGDFKETGIGEYIYSGNSTQYHACVQLRFTADRDMDLYVYSADNRDQAVTTYIDGEESSSVMYTSSGQLAYGGHVKKGQKVKVSVIGGASVGESAIKEIQLYSFNTELFEKAKSSITDETLISDGFSGNTFKGHVTAKKDGVLYLAFPYSDGYTIYVDGRKAEKILLGKGNMGVELSGGEHEIKLEYHTPGFAFGIIVSCAGLVFLVLICMHGRTKRKAAVK
- the efp gene encoding elongation factor P — its product is MISAGDFRNGVTIEFEGNIYQIIEFQHVKPGKGAAFVRTKLKNIKNGGVVEKSFRPTEKCEKAHIERKDMQYLYNDGDLFYFMDPETYDQIPISSAAIGDSLKFVKENELCKICSHNGNVFAVEPPLFVELVITECEPGVKGDTATGATKPCTVETGAQVSVPLFVNEGDTIKIDTRTGEYLSRV
- the spoIIIAA gene encoding stage III sporulation protein AA, which gives rise to MCGEDVLRLLPVRIRCMVEKLKLDFSRLWEIRLRVNSPFILRYEDSEIYVDSRGMKTDDAAKAYIVTARDVNDTLECVCNHSLYAYEDEIRQGFVTVCGGHRVGVAGKIILDGNRIKCIRHISFLNIRVAHEIKGCSNRVMQYIVSGGRLLNTLIVSAPCHGKTTLLRDIIRVVSNSGTTVGVVDERSEIAACYKGIPQNDVGIRTDVLDCCPKAAGMMMLVRTMAPELIAVDEIGGPADVDAIFGVVNCGCRLLATAHGYSIDDVRERTGIRRLVENRVFERYVVLGGEKAGQVSDIFDGQGNRLCWCE
- a CDS encoding stage III sporulation protein AB; translated protein: MLKITGCFLILYASFMTGHAVGSFHTRMVSELEELILLIQIIKNQIIYEGTELPELLARCEKRTKGAVKMWLHSLNEDVSGGRDKPFGELWRDSMAVLSDLSAVRADVVEEIGRLGDILGDMDVDAQISRISLIENIITDKYERERNRNGGIRKLSNSLGILAGLFIVIMLL
- the spoIIIAC gene encoding stage III sporulation protein AC — protein: MTIQILLKIGAVGILVALLNQILKHSGKEEHAYLLNLAGLIIVLSWVIPYIRDLFNEIMELVNLGQ
- the spoIIIAD gene encoding stage III sporulation protein AD; its protein translation is MNLIAVSFAAVIVVLIAIKIKDMDSGYGVILSMAGCVMVMYFVVSRFRQITDYIDRITAYISVNITYIDVILKMIGLAYVCQFSSDLCRDAGYNAIASQVEMAGKISLILLSMPVLMSVIDLVVKIVEG
- a CDS encoding stage III sporulation protein AE; its protein translation is MALLIYMVGVFALLPEYQVSADMRTAEYESDPDSDWIDQLDELISEKTSVKFSEIYELLRTGDIDGACRRVGRALADSIAYEVRTSRVLALQIIAVIVLGSTFAQVSGNIGEYVMENGFMVTYMVLVSLLLGDFVIVQNVVTDTIGDVTEFMRAFYPMYASQILYVSGPESAMYSQSVLILVIYICQTGIIGFILPLIKCSGIVALVNNLNKEDNFSRLAGLMKKLASWGLGTMFAVVTGINVVKSMIAPSIDRVSRNGILRAIGKMSGMSSVSAVLSVMISTGEFIKNCMGMACTVIIVILAAVPMIKILIIVFTLRCIAAVVQPVGDSRYSEGVGIMAATAELMLKACGISVMMFVISIALMTMSISS
- a CDS encoding stage III sporulation protein AF, which translates into the protein MLREWITNIIVCGILFSVILYLVPDPKMKKYIQTAIGFVMMIVVLTPVIRWLHSDDRVIFDMYEESLGANIDGGDDEVYVELMEKVIQDFISDRYGTYADVDIELSDEMEIAGIRVILSGDNPMEGENAQTGKQIDHGEADSGEMSKVLSDEYGLDQEKISIAGRAGK